In the genome of Longimicrobium sp., the window GGGAGTACATCGCATCCCAGTTCAGGACGGGGCCCACGTCACCGCTGGCGGCGGCGGAGCCCATGTAGTGATCCTCCGTCGCCACCGAGGCCGCCAGGGAGCGCATGCCGGTGCGCTGGGCGGCATCATCCCGGAAGACGAGGTTCACCACACCGGCGGCGCCCTCCGCGTCGTGCCGCGCGGACGCGGCGGTGCCTGCCTCCACGCGCTCCAGCGCCGTCGCCGGCATCTGGCGCAGGAACGCGGCGAGGGCGTCGCCCGTCAGCGGGGTGCGCCGCCCGTTCATCAGCACGAGGACGCTCGTGCTGCCGCGCATGCTGATGCGCCCGTCCGCATTCAGCTCCACGCCCGGCACCGTGCGCAGGAGGTCGGCGATGCTGCCGCCCGCCGCCGCGGACGCGCGCGTCTGCACGATGGTGGCGCCGCTGCGCAGGTGCACGGCGTCGCGATCGGCGCGCACCATCAGCGTGTCCAGCCGCAGCGGACCGCACTGGATGCGCACGGTGCCCACGCTCAGGGGAGCGTTCGCGACGGTGGCTTGGCGACGGTGCGGCTCCTGCCCCGGGTAGCCGATCTCCAGCGTGTACGTGCCGGCGCCGGTGCGGACGCTGAAGCGGCCGGCGGCATCGGCGACGGACGCCGCCACGAGATGACGTCCACGGCCGCTGCCGTGGAAGAGCTGTACGACGGTACCGCCAGACGGCGTGCCTTCCGCGCAGGCGACTGTTCCCGTCAGCGCCACCTGCGCCCCG includes:
- a CDS encoding TonB-dependent receptor plug domain-containing protein is translated as MVRMHARAVAVAVVWSALVGIPTPAAAQHEAHGVPAGGAQVALTGTVACAEGTPSGGTVVQLFHGSGRGRHLVAASVADAAGRFSVRTGAGTYTLEIGYPGQEPHRRQATVANAPLSVGTVRIQCGPLRLDTLMVRADRDAVHLRSGATIVQTRASAAAGGSIADLLRTVPGVELNADGRISMRGSTSVLVLMNGRRTPLTGDALAAFLRQMPATALERVEAGTAASARHDAEGAAGVVNLVFRDDAAQRTGMRSLAASVATEDHYMGSAAASGDVGPVLNWDAMYSLSAVRPWTDSRTARWSLVPGDLPLQTDEDSRARARHRLHSLLAGISATPTPNTSLALRGAYTRMDGAYRNSTASVYTNAAG